The Acidobacteriota bacterium DNA window TCCAGAGCCCGAGGCCCGTGTCGTCCGGCGTGAGGTTGATGGCGTAGCTCACGCCCCAGGGTCCCGCAAACGCGGTGTTGGTGGCCGACCCGACCCACATCCACGGCATCGGCACCGAAGGGGCCGCCGGCATCGCAAGGTCGGCGGGGTGACCCGACAGATAGCGGGCCATGTCGGGCTCGGGCCCCGTGGGCCCCATTGTCAACGGCGTGTGGCAGTCGTTGCAGCCGCCGATGTCGACGAGGTACTTCCCCCGCTCGACGATCGCGGCCGGTGAGGCCTCTGGCGCGGCGGCGGGCGTCGCGAGGGCATCCTGCGGCCGGCCGGCCTGGCCGGCGTTCTGGCAGCCAGCCGGGACCACCAGCGTGACCAGCACGACCAACACGCTCCACGCACGCGATCTCCGAACTCCTGTGGGCGAACCGTCCATGATCTCGAATCCTCCTTGGCGCTGGTGCCACGGCGTGCGCCGGAACGCCGACCTCGGCCGACCGTCAGCGCGGTCCATGGTCCATCTCCCCTGCGAGCGGAACGGGGAATCGTAACAGGAGCCGCCCGTTCCACGAAACGGTTCGCGGACGGGGCCAACGCGCCTCGGCCGGCGACTTGGCGCTGCCGCGCGGCGCCCCCCGCCGGACGCACGGGATGGACCCGCTCACGCGCGTCGCGGCCGGTGGATGTGCGTCGCGTGCCCGAAGAAGGCGTCGGCCGCCTCCATGATCGTCTCCGACAGGGTCGGGTGCGGATGGATGCTCAGCCCGAGATCGGACACGAGCGCCCCCATCTCCACGGCGAGCACGCCCTCGGCAATCAGTTCACCTGCGCCGGCGCCGACAACGCCCATGCCGAGCACGCGGCCGCTCTCGCGCTCGACGACGAGCTTGGTCAGACCGTCGGTGCGGTCGAGCGTCATCGCGCGGCCGGACGCCGCCCACGGGAAGCGTGAGACCTCCACGTCGAGGCCCTGCGCCTTCGCCTCGGTCTCGGTGACGCCGCACCACGCGAGTTCGGGATCCGTGAACACGACGGCGGGGATCGCCTGGGGTTCGTAGGCGCGCTTCTTGCCGGCGATGACCTCGGCGGCGAGACGTCCTTCAGCGGTGGCCTTGTGCGCGAGCATGGGGTCGCCGGCGACATCCCCGATGGCGAAGATCGTCGGCTCCGCCGTGCGACGCTGGGCGTCGACCTCGATGAAGCCTCGCCCGTTCACCTTCACGCGCGTGCGGTCGAGCCCGGGCACTTCGGAGTTGGGCTGGCGACCGACCGACACGAGCACCTTGTCGAACACCTGAGGCCCGTCGGGCGCGCTCTTGCCCTCGAAGGTCACGTGCAGCCCGTCGGCCTCCTCGCGCATGGCCACGACCTTCGTGTCGAGCATCACGGCGCGGCACATGCGCTCGACCCGCTTCGCCAGGACGTTGACGAGATCGCGGTCGGCCCCTGGCAACAGGCCCGGCATCATCTCGACGACCGACACCTCGGCGCCGAGCGCGGCGTATACGGTGCCGAGCTCGAGGCCGATATAGCCTCCGCCAACGACCAGCAGCCGCTTCGGCACGTCGGGCAGGTCGAGCGCCGAGGTCGAGTCGAGCACCCGCGGGCTGTCGAGCGAGAGGCCAGGCACCGCCGCCGGGCGCGACCCGGTGGCGATCACGGCGTGCGCGAACCTCACCTGCTCGGTCCCGCCCTCCTTCAACGCGACGTCCAGCGTCGTCGCGTTCACGATCGACGCCCGGCCCTGCAGGAAACGGATCTTGCGCTGCCGGGTGAGCTGGCCGAGGCCGCCGGTCAGCCGGTCGACCACGCCCTGCTTGAAGCCGCGGAGCCGGTCGAGGTCGATGACCGGCTCGCCGAACTCGATGCCCCACGCGGAGGCGTGGCGCGCCTCCGCCAGCAGTTTCGCCACGTGCAGCAGGGCCTTCGAGGGAATGCACCCGCGGTAGAGGCACACGCCTCCCGGGTTCTTCTCCTGGTCGATCAGCGTGACCTCGAGGCCGAGATCGGCGCCGAGGAAGGCAGCGGCGTAGCCGCCCGGGCCGCCTCCGATGACGGCCAGCTGGGTCGTGGACGTGGACATGACACTATCCCTGGAGCGACAGAAGGAACGGTTGTTCGAGGGCCTCGACGATCCAGCGCAGGAAGCGGATCGCGTCCGCGCCATCGATGACCCGGTGGTCGTAGGAGAGCGAGAGCGGCAGCATCAACCGCGGCACGAACGCGCCGTCGCGCCAAACCGGCTCGGTACGCGCCCGCGAGAGCCCGAGGATGGCCACCTCGGGGTGATTGACGATGGGGGTGAAGTACGTCCCCCCGATGCCGCCGAGGTTGGTGATCGTGAACGACCCGCCCTCCATCTCCTCGATCGTGATCTTTCGCGTGCGGGCGCGCTCGGCCGCCTCTGCCAGCTCCCGCGACAACTGGACGATGTTCTTCCGGTCGACGTCGCGGATGACCGGCACGAGCAGCCCGCGATCGGTGTCGACCGCGACCCCGATGTGCACGTACTGCTTGAGGACGATCTCGCTCTTCGCCATGTCGATCGACGCGTTGAACTGCGGGAACACGCGGAGGGCCGACGCGACGACCCTGAGCACCACGGCCGTCACGGTCAGCTTCCCGCCGGCGGCCTCGGCCCGCTTGCCGAATCGTGCACGAAGCTGCTCGAGCTCGGTGACGTCGGCGAGGTCGCACTGCGTGACGTGGGGGATCTGCCACCACGCCTCGCTCAGGTGCTCGGCGGTCTTCCGACGGACGCCGCGCATGGGCTGCCGCTCGATGGGGCCCCACTTGGCGAAGTCGGGCAGCGGCGACGGCGCGCGCCCGGGCGCCGCCCCCGCGCGTGCCGCCGGGCCGCCGGCCAGCATGATGCGTTTCACGTGCGCCTTGACGTCGTCGACCGAGATGCGTCCCCCGGGGCCGGTACCGGCGACGGCGTAGATGTCGACACCGAGCTCGCGTGCCGCGCGACGCACGGTCGGCGATGCGGCGGCCGGCACGCGACGTCCGGGCGCGTGTTCGGCCGGCTCGGCCGTCTCGGTCCAGCCCGCTGGCTGGCGGGCCGCCGCCTCTTCCTCGAGCATGTCGGCGAGCATCCCCGGCTTGTCGGGCGGGGCCGGGCGCGTCGCGCGCCGTTCAGGCCCGGGCGCATCGCCTGCCGCACCGGCGTCGTCCGGACCGGCCTCCTCTGGACGTTCGGCGCGAGTTCTGTCAGCCCGGCCTTTCGTCGGCGCCCCGGAGGTGCGGCCCTCGACGACGAGGACGACGTCGCCGACCGCGATCTTGCCGCCGGCCTCGACGCGCACGTCGGTGACCGTCCCCTCGACGGTCGAAGGCACTTCGACCGTGGCCTTGTCGGTTTCGAGTTCGAGCACCGGCTGATCGCGCCGGATGCGATCGCCCGGTCCGACCAGCACCCGCAGCACGTCGGCCGACGCGACGCCCTCGCCGAGCTCCGGCAGGACGAACTCCACGGCAACGGCCTCGTCGGTGGCGTCGTCCGGGGATGGCGCGGTGGCGGACGCTTCGACGCGATCGGCCGGTGACGCGGAGGGTTCGTCCGCCGGCGCGTCACGCGCTCCCCGCGCCTCGGCGGGTGCCTTCTCGTCGTCTCGCGAGGACGCGGTGGCCTTCGCCCCTCCAGCCGCCTCGCGCGCGGGCTCGCCCACCACGAGGACGACCTGGCCCACCTCGAGGCGGTCGCCGGCCTTCACCAGTACCTCGGTCACGGTGCCCTCGACGCTCGACGGCACCTCCACGGTGGCCTTGTCGGTCTCGAGCTCGAGCACCGGCTGCTCGCGCGCGACGGTCTCCCCCGCCGTGACGAGGACGCGCAGCACCTCGGCGCTCGACACGTTCTCGCCCAGTTCGGGCAGCTTGAATTCGGTCGACACTGTGGGCTCCCCTTCCGGCACTACGCCGTGGCCGGGTTCGGCTTGTCGGGATCGATGCCGAGGTCCTTGATGGCCGATGCGACGACGCCGGGCTCGACCTGCTGTTCCCGCGCGAGCGCCGCGAGTGTCGCCACGGTGACGAACCGCGCGTCGACCTCGAAGAAGTTGCGCAGCGCCGGACGCCCTTCACTGCGACCGAAGCCGTCGGTGCCGAGCGCGACGAGCGGCCGGGGCATCCAGCGATCGATGGCGCGCGGCAAGGCCTTGACGTAGTCGGAGGCCGCCACGAGCACGCCAGGCGCTTTCTCGAGGCACTGCGTGACGTAAGGCACGCGTGGCGTCTCGCGAGGGTGGAGCATGTTCCAGCGCTCGACGGCGTTGCCGTCACGGTACAGCTCGGAGTAGCTCGTGACGCTCCAGACGTCAGCAGCCACCTGGTAGCGCTCGGCCAGCGTTTCCTGGGCCTTCAGCACCTCGGGCAGGATCGCGCCGCTACCGAAGAGCTGCGCCCGGAGCTTGCTCTTCTTGAGCGGCGACGGGCGCAGCTTGTACATGCCCTTGAGGATGCCCTCGCGCGCGCCCTCCGGCATGGCCGGCTGCGGGTACTGCTCGTTCATCACCGTCAGGTAGTAGAAGAGGCTCTCCTGATCGCGGTACATGCGGCGGATGCCGTCCTCGATGATCACCGCCATCTCGTACGCGAACGCGGGGTCGTACGACACGCAGTTGGGCACGGGCAGCGACAGCAGGTGGCTGTGGCCGTCCTGGTGCTGGAGCCCCTCGCCGGCCAGCGTTGTCCGGCCCGAGGTGCCACCGAGCAGGAACCCGCGACAACGCATGTCGCCGGCGGCCCACACGAGGTCGCCGATCCGCTGGAAGCCGAACATCGAGTAGTAGATGAAGAAGGGGATCGTGTTGACGCCGTGCGTCGCGTAGGCGGTGCCCGCCGCGATGAACGACGACATCGACCCGGCCTCGGTGATGCCCTCCTCGAGAATCTGGCCGTCCGAGGCTTCTTTGTAGTAGAGCAGCGTGTCCATGTCGACCGGCTCGTAGAGCTGGCCGACGTGCGAGTAGATGCCCACCTGGCGGAAGAGCGCCTCCATGCCGAAGGTGCGCGCCTCGTCGGGGACGATGGGGACCACCAGACGGCCGAGCGTGTCGTCGCGCAGCATCTTGGCGAGCAGCCGCACGAACACCATCGTCGTCGACACGCTGCGCCCGTCGGTGCCTTTGTGGAACTCCTCGAAAAGCGACTCGAAGGCTGGCGGGATCGTCAGCGCGGGGGCGACGATCTTCCGCTGTGGCACCGACCCGCCGAGCGCGCGGCGGCGCTCCTTCATGTAGCGGATCTCGGGGCTGTCGTCGGCCGGCCGGTAGAACGGCAGTTTGGCCACGTCGTCGTCGGAGAGCGGGATCGCGAAGCGCGTGCGGAAGCTGCGCAACTCGTCCTCGTTCATCTTCTTCTGCTGGTGCGTGATGTTCTTGCCCTCGCCGGCTTCACCGAGTCCGTAGCCCTTGATCGTGCGGGCGAGGATCACCGTCGGGGCCCCGCGGTGCGCCACGGCCGCCTTGTAGGCCGCGTACACCTTCTCCGGATCGTGACCGCCGACCTTCAGCTTCTTCAGCTGCTCGTCGGACAGGTCCTTGACCATGTCGAGCAGCCGCGGGTCGACGCCGAAGAAGTGCTCGCGGACGTACGCGCCCGACTCGACGGCGTACTTCTGGTACTGGCCATCGACGATCTCGCCCATGCGCTTGATGAGCAGGCCGTCGCGATCCTTGGCGAGCAGCGGGTCCCACTCCCGCCCCCACAGCACCTTGAGGACGTTCCAGCCGGCGCCTCGGAAGATGGCCTCGAGCTCCTGGATGATCTGGCCGTTGCCACGTACCGGGCCGTCGAGCCGCTGCAGGTTGCAGTTGATCACGAAGATGAGGTTGTCGAGCCGCTCGCGGGAAGCCAGCGTGATGGCACCGAGCGCCTCGGGCTCGTCGGTCTCGCCATCGCCGAGAAACGCCCAGACCTTGCGCCCGTTCATCTTCTTGAGACCGCGATCCTCGAGATAGCGGTTGAAGCGCGCCTGATAGATGGCCATGATGGGACCGAGCCCCATCGACACCGTGGGCACCTCCCAGAAGTCGGGCATCAGCCACGGGTGCGGGTACGACGACAGCCCGCCACCGGGGCGCAGTTCGTGCCGGAA harbors:
- a CDS encoding diheme cytochrome c-553, which produces MVPAGCQNAGQAGRPQDALATPAAAPEASPAAIVERGKYLVDIGGCNDCHTPLTMGPTGPEPDMARYLSGHPADLAMPAAPSVPMPWMWVGSATNTAFAGPWGVSYAINLTPDDTGLGLWSEQVFVNAMKTGRHMGVGRPIMPPMPWPAYQNMTTEDLRAMFAYLRTVQPISNQAPDGVPVEPPAGTGGN
- the lpdA gene encoding dihydrolipoyl dehydrogenase is translated as MSTSTTQLAVIGGGPGGYAAAFLGADLGLEVTLIDQEKNPGGVCLYRGCIPSKALLHVAKLLAEARHASAWGIEFGEPVIDLDRLRGFKQGVVDRLTGGLGQLTRQRKIRFLQGRASIVNATTLDVALKEGGTEQVRFAHAVIATGSRPAAVPGLSLDSPRVLDSTSALDLPDVPKRLLVVGGGYIGLELGTVYAALGAEVSVVEMMPGLLPGADRDLVNVLAKRVERMCRAVMLDTKVVAMREEADGLHVTFEGKSAPDGPQVFDKVLVSVGRQPNSEVPGLDRTRVKVNGRGFIEVDAQRRTAEPTIFAIGDVAGDPMLAHKATAEGRLAAEVIAGKKRAYEPQAIPAVVFTDPELAWCGVTETEAKAQGLDVEVSRFPWAASGRAMTLDRTDGLTKLVVERESGRVLGMGVVGAGAGELIAEGVLAVEMGALVSDLGLSIHPHPTLSETIMEAADAFFGHATHIHRPRRA
- a CDS encoding 2-oxo acid dehydrogenase subunit E2, whose protein sequence is MSTEFKLPELGENVSSAEVLRVLVTAGETVAREQPVLELETDKATVEVPSSVEGTVTEVLVKAGDRLEVGQVVLVVGEPAREAAGGAKATASSRDDEKAPAEARGARDAPADEPSASPADRVEASATAPSPDDATDEAVAVEFVLPELGEGVASADVLRVLVGPGDRIRRDQPVLELETDKATVEVPSTVEGTVTDVRVEAGGKIAVGDVVLVVEGRTSGAPTKGRADRTRAERPEEAGPDDAGAAGDAPGPERRATRPAPPDKPGMLADMLEEEAAARQPAGWTETAEPAEHAPGRRVPAAASPTVRRAARELGVDIYAVAGTGPGGRISVDDVKAHVKRIMLAGGPAARAGAAPGRAPSPLPDFAKWGPIERQPMRGVRRKTAEHLSEAWWQIPHVTQCDLADVTELEQLRARFGKRAEAAGGKLTVTAVVLRVVASALRVFPQFNASIDMAKSEIVLKQYVHIGVAVDTDRGLLVPVIRDVDRKNIVQLSRELAEAAERARTRKITIEEMEGGSFTITNLGGIGGTYFTPIVNHPEVAILGLSRARTEPVWRDGAFVPRLMLPLSLSYDHRVIDGADAIRFLRWIVEALEQPFLLSLQG
- the aceE gene encoding pyruvate dehydrogenase (acetyl-transferring), homodimeric type, giving the protein MRPTAKDTADPNPVETREWLESFDYVLAEGGPVRATRLLRQLEIHARRSGVKLPFTANTPYINTIPADAQPMMPGSPEIERRIKSLVRWNAIAMVVRANRLEEGIGGHISTYASAATLYEVGFNHFFRGRGPEGADGDLVFFQGHAAPGIYSRAFLEGRLSVEQLGNFRHELRPGGGLSSYPHPWLMPDFWEVPTVSMGLGPIMAIYQARFNRYLEDRGLKKMNGRKVWAFLGDGETDEPEALGAITLASRERLDNLIFVINCNLQRLDGPVRGNGQIIQELEAIFRGAGWNVLKVLWGREWDPLLAKDRDGLLIKRMGEIVDGQYQKYAVESGAYVREHFFGVDPRLLDMVKDLSDEQLKKLKVGGHDPEKVYAAYKAAVAHRGAPTVILARTIKGYGLGEAGEGKNITHQQKKMNEDELRSFRTRFAIPLSDDDVAKLPFYRPADDSPEIRYMKERRRALGGSVPQRKIVAPALTIPPAFESLFEEFHKGTDGRSVSTTMVFVRLLAKMLRDDTLGRLVVPIVPDEARTFGMEALFRQVGIYSHVGQLYEPVDMDTLLYYKEASDGQILEEGITEAGSMSSFIAAGTAYATHGVNTIPFFIYYSMFGFQRIGDLVWAAGDMRCRGFLLGGTSGRTTLAGEGLQHQDGHSHLLSLPVPNCVSYDPAFAYEMAVIIEDGIRRMYRDQESLFYYLTVMNEQYPQPAMPEGAREGILKGMYKLRPSPLKKSKLRAQLFGSGAILPEVLKAQETLAERYQVAADVWSVTSYSELYRDGNAVERWNMLHPRETPRVPYVTQCLEKAPGVLVAASDYVKALPRAIDRWMPRPLVALGTDGFGRSEGRPALRNFFEVDARFVTVATLAALAREQQVEPGVVASAIKDLGIDPDKPNPATA